A window of the Butyricimonas virosa genome harbors these coding sequences:
- a CDS encoding Crp/Fnr family transcriptional regulator, with amino-acid sequence MDIAQLFESPLCMGIPEREREQFIEGFDYSVKSYMKGDVVFRQGDVCRFLYILLEGEVEAEMTDDSGAMLRIETIRASRALAPAFLFAEDNHFPVTATVSEKADVFIATKESVFRQMGRYESFLRNFLSVNANRTTFLTGRLQFLSFKTIRGKLIHYILELASPDKKKVLLGKSQQELAEFFGVTRPALAKVLYELADEGMISVNRQEIIILDREKMRRALN; translated from the coding sequence ATGGATATAGCACAACTTTTCGAGAGTCCTTTATGTATGGGAATTCCCGAGCGGGAGAGAGAGCAGTTTATTGAAGGATTTGATTATAGCGTGAAGAGCTATATGAAAGGGGATGTGGTTTTCCGGCAGGGAGACGTGTGCCGTTTCCTTTATATCTTGTTGGAAGGGGAGGTCGAGGCGGAAATGACGGATGATTCAGGAGCCATGTTGCGAATCGAGACGATCCGGGCGTCGAGAGCGCTTGCCCCGGCATTTCTTTTTGCCGAGGATAATCATTTCCCGGTGACAGCTACCGTTTCGGAGAAGGCTGACGTGTTTATCGCCACGAAAGAATCCGTGTTCCGTCAGATGGGACGTTATGAAAGTTTCCTGCGTAATTTCTTGTCTGTGAATGCAAACCGGACGACATTTCTGACCGGGCGTTTGCAGTTCCTGTCATTCAAGACGATTCGTGGAAAATTGATCCATTATATTCTGGAACTCGCCTCTCCCGATAAGAAAAAAGTGTTGTTGGGAAAGTCGCAGCAGGAATTGGCTGAGTTTTTCGGGGTGACTCGTCCGGCACTGGCCAAGGTGTTGTACGAGCTGGCTGATGAGGGGATGATTTCCGTAAATCGGCAGGAGATTATTATCTTGGATCGGGAGAAAATGCGTAGGGCCTTGAATTAA
- a CDS encoding AI-2E family transporter → MSLKEQYWRYSLVAIILLLGILIFFQILPFFSGILGAMTIYILLRNQMMYLTEKKRMKRSIMAILLLCETILCFLIPLSIVVWVFVNKLQAINLDPHSLIAPVEHVAELIREKVGYDLLSKGNIDTILAALPKVGQFLMGSISSFTINVVVLLFVLYFMLIGGRDMEEYVSDILPFNKRNKKNILHEFNMIVKSNAIGIPLLAVIQGAVATLGYFIFGAPSPVLWGFLSCFATIIPIVGTALIWAPLALYMGMTGHWGMAIGLAVYALVVISNVDNLVRFMLQKKMADTHPLITIFGVVIGLSLFGFMGVIFGPLLLSIFVFCVNIFKVEYLEGEVRTRPKIYKP, encoded by the coding sequence ATGAGTCTTAAAGAACAATACTGGAGATATTCCCTCGTGGCAATTATTCTGTTGCTGGGAATTCTTATATTTTTTCAAATTCTGCCGTTTTTCAGCGGGATTCTGGGTGCCATGACGATTTATATTCTTCTGCGCAACCAGATGATGTATTTGACCGAAAAGAAACGGATGAAACGTAGTATCATGGCTATTCTTCTGTTATGCGAGACGATTCTTTGTTTTCTTATTCCCCTGTCAATTGTCGTCTGGGTATTCGTGAACAAGTTGCAGGCCATAAATCTGGACCCGCATAGCTTGATTGCCCCGGTGGAACATGTGGCTGAGCTGATTCGGGAAAAAGTAGGGTATGATCTTTTAAGCAAAGGGAATATAGATACAATATTGGCAGCCTTGCCGAAGGTCGGTCAGTTCCTGATGGGGAGCATCAGTAGTTTTACCATTAACGTGGTGGTACTGCTTTTCGTGCTTTATTTCATGCTGATTGGCGGGCGGGATATGGAGGAGTACGTGAGCGATATTTTACCGTTTAATAAACGGAATAAAAAGAATATACTACACGAGTTCAACATGATCGTGAAGTCGAATGCGATCGGGATTCCCTTGCTTGCCGTGATTCAAGGGGCTGTTGCCACGTTGGGGTATTTTATATTCGGGGCACCGAGTCCCGTGTTGTGGGGATTCTTGTCCTGTTTCGCCACGATTATCCCGATTGTAGGGACGGCATTGATCTGGGCCCCGCTGGCGTTGTACATGGGGATGACGGGACATTGGGGAATGGCGATAGGGTTAGCAGTCTATGCTTTGGTCGTGATTTCGAATGTCGATAATTTGGTTCGGTTCATGTTACAGAAGAAAATGGCGGATACTCACCCGTTGATTACGATTTTCGGAGTGGTTATCGGACTTTCCCTATTTGGTTTCATGGGGGTGATCTTCGGGCCTTTGCTCCTGTCAATTTTTGTCTTTTGCGTGAACATTTTTAAAGTGGAATACTTGGAAGGAGAGGTACGGACGAGACCCAAGATATACAAACCTTGA